In Alicyclobacillus macrosporangiidus CPP55, a single window of DNA contains:
- a CDS encoding helix-turn-helix transcriptional regulator, whose translation MHAGQPSRDIYHPQARSDARAAAACLDLFQRNPSLFDTVDGIASRLGREETVVARVLEDLVRQSHVWACCVSGLTLYAASLRNAAPEKVQEPCLTCVPGDSRESEAGIQARKGCMTGAVTPVTEETAVSLESAGVSLCAALTEREREVLSLAGQGYTNREIGRKLHISEHTVKNHMSTIFRKLGIRDRRQLILACQDRPS comes from the coding sequence GTGCACGCGGGACAACCATCCAGGGACATTTACCACCCGCAGGCTCGCTCGGACGCACGAGCCGCGGCGGCGTGCCTCGATTTGTTCCAGAGAAATCCATCGTTGTTCGACACGGTGGACGGCATCGCGTCGCGCCTCGGCCGTGAGGAGACGGTGGTGGCCCGGGTCTTGGAGGACTTGGTCCGGCAATCGCACGTGTGGGCCTGCTGCGTCAGCGGTCTGACCTTGTACGCCGCCTCCCTTCGGAACGCGGCACCGGAGAAAGTCCAGGAACCTTGTCTCACCTGCGTACCGGGTGACAGCAGGGAGTCGGAGGCCGGCATACAGGCGCGCAAAGGGTGCATGACTGGGGCGGTCACTCCGGTAACAGAGGAGACGGCCGTCAGTCTGGAGTCGGCGGGTGTATCTCTCTGCGCCGCGTTGACGGAAAGGGAACGGGAGGTCCTGTCGCTGGCAGGGCAGGGCTACACCAACCGCGAGATCGGCCGGAAGCTGCACATCAGCGAGCACACCGTGAAAAACCACATGAGCACCATCTTTCGGAAATTAGGGATCCGCGACCGGAGACAGTTGATCCTGGCCTGTCAAGACCGGCCTTCCTAG
- a CDS encoding glycine betaine ABC transporter substrate-binding protein, which yields MKRRTRALAVSGVFTVAAVTAAGCGASAQPGGEAKPGQVTQITIAAQDFSEPLIDDYIIKDLIEAKTSIRVTVKKTSGASGLMHSMLQQGDIQMYLGYDGTEFTGPLKQSYTGEYAGHPDKVTQYVKDQEMKQFHAWVSPSLGYEDTYALAVTEQTAEKDHLKTVSDAVPYAKDWVLATDSTFQARQGDGLPGFEQVYGIQFKSAKSMSYDMMYPALQQGAVDAAIVYSTDGRLKKLHEVPLVDDRHFFPPYHAVIIADASTVQAAHLDQVLAPLWGAITTDDQIQMNYEVDVLKKNPEDVAHEFLVHKGLIQG from the coding sequence TTGAAACGTCGAACGCGGGCACTGGCCGTCTCAGGGGTGTTCACAGTCGCTGCGGTGACGGCCGCGGGGTGCGGGGCCTCCGCTCAACCCGGCGGCGAGGCGAAACCCGGGCAGGTGACCCAGATCACCATCGCAGCGCAGGACTTTTCGGAGCCGCTGATCGACGATTACATCATCAAAGATCTGATTGAGGCGAAGACATCCATCCGGGTGACGGTCAAGAAGACATCGGGTGCATCTGGGCTGATGCACTCCATGCTGCAGCAGGGAGACATCCAGATGTATCTCGGATACGACGGGACGGAGTTCACGGGTCCGCTCAAACAGTCCTATACCGGGGAGTACGCCGGTCACCCAGATAAGGTCACTCAATACGTGAAGGATCAGGAGATGAAGCAATTCCACGCATGGGTGTCGCCGTCGCTGGGCTATGAGGACACGTACGCGCTGGCCGTGACCGAACAGACGGCGGAGAAAGACCACCTGAAGACGGTCTCCGACGCCGTACCGTACGCGAAAGATTGGGTGCTGGCGACCGATTCGACCTTCCAGGCGCGCCAAGGAGACGGCCTGCCCGGATTTGAGCAGGTGTACGGGATCCAGTTCAAGTCGGCCAAGTCGATGAGCTACGACATGATGTACCCGGCGCTGCAGCAGGGGGCGGTCGATGCCGCCATCGTGTACTCGACCGACGGGCGCCTCAAGAAGCTGCACGAGGTGCCGCTGGTGGACGACAGGCATTTCTTCCCGCCCTACCATGCAGTGATCATCGCCGACGCCAGTACGGTCCAGGCGGCGCACCTCGATCAGGTGTTGGCGCCGCTGTGGGGCGCTATCACGACAGACGACCAGATTCAGATGAACTACGAGGTCGACGTGCTGAAGAAGAATCCGGAAGACGTGGCACACGAATTTCTGGTCCACAAGGGGCTCATCCAAGGATAG
- a CDS encoding ABC transporter permease, which translates to MWQDLWQYFSTHGYEVWMLTLQQLYIVAIPMCAAILVAVPLTILATRVPRLYPWVIGISNAFQTIPSMALLVLMITIGLGIGLVPAAVALFVYALMPIVRNTYVGIAGVAPEVKDAAIGMGATKWQLLWLVELPLALKVIIAGIRSSLVASIGFATLAALIGAGGLGSLILQGLGMADNAIVLAGTIPAVIMAFVAEFVMGRVEHWLTPKGLRG; encoded by the coding sequence GTGTGGCAGGACCTGTGGCAGTACTTTTCGACGCACGGGTACGAGGTGTGGATGCTGACGCTGCAGCAGCTGTACATCGTGGCCATTCCGATGTGCGCCGCCATCCTGGTGGCGGTACCGTTGACCATTCTTGCGACGCGGGTACCGCGGCTGTATCCGTGGGTGATCGGCATCAGCAACGCCTTTCAGACCATCCCCAGCATGGCCCTGTTGGTGCTGATGATCACCATTGGGCTCGGCATCGGGCTGGTCCCTGCGGCGGTGGCCCTGTTCGTCTACGCCCTGATGCCGATTGTGCGGAACACCTACGTCGGCATCGCCGGGGTGGCGCCGGAGGTGAAGGACGCGGCCATCGGAATGGGCGCGACGAAGTGGCAGCTGCTGTGGCTCGTGGAGCTGCCGCTGGCGTTGAAGGTGATCATCGCGGGTATCCGCTCTTCGCTGGTGGCGTCCATCGGTTTTGCGACCTTGGCGGCGCTCATCGGCGCTGGCGGGCTCGGATCCCTGATTCTGCAGGGGCTCGGCATGGCGGACAACGCCATCGTCCTGGCCGGGACCATCCCGGCGGTGATCATGGCGTTCGTCGCGGAGTTCGTCATGGGGCGCGTGGAGCATTGGCTCACGCCCAAGGGCCTGCGGGGGTGA
- a CDS encoding HD domain-containing phosphohydrolase, with product MSTPTDWEVRLHRGVSLIRRYLLHAALDELRPDEAPDCPDPSVRAEVYHHIGRAYLGLGRYQESVRWFSRAAAAEVPPACAVRYNTNLAVAYRYIDPDRAHRLITEVLSQYDAYLTPDLRGVLYNNLSDLQWINGFYSEGYESALRSLEAFTDAGLKNGHDELYLNLGVFCLELGRYEDAKTFLMRAIASEGELALHAYTELSRLYLLQNDVESGLRWACAALPQVWSSVMHNAKREISRFCRLLALLAERAGERALAMRLMEKSQLMFGRMEMWREWMQVQAELDHLRQRPSPPCGSGQILPGLGREDVSRFLTWLEVLNAQEVLHPGFSALLDTRVQYALEIAEALGLPDRDREVLTYACRFADYGLTAVEPEVLADPLRSPEAWRDYQQHPLLSVRMLLPLGIPSQVLSVISDHHEHVDGSGYPAGKRGDDIHPLSRVFAVADHYATGVTLRDLTHSQVMTELAERSGTWYDTAIVAALESRFHA from the coding sequence GTGTCCACCCCAACCGATTGGGAGGTGCGCCTGCACCGCGGCGTGTCTCTCATTCGCCGCTACTTGCTCCACGCGGCGCTCGACGAACTGCGCCCCGATGAAGCGCCTGACTGCCCTGATCCGAGCGTCCGCGCCGAGGTGTATCACCACATCGGACGCGCGTATTTAGGGTTGGGCCGCTACCAAGAGAGCGTGCGCTGGTTCTCCCGTGCTGCCGCTGCGGAAGTTCCCCCGGCGTGCGCCGTCCGGTATAACACCAACCTGGCGGTGGCCTATCGTTACATTGATCCGGACCGGGCCCACCGCCTCATCACCGAAGTGTTGTCCCAATACGACGCGTACCTCACTCCCGATCTGCGCGGAGTGTTGTACAACAATCTGAGCGACCTCCAATGGATCAACGGCTTTTATTCGGAGGGATACGAGAGTGCGCTCAGGAGCTTGGAGGCGTTCACCGATGCCGGTCTGAAGAACGGCCACGATGAACTGTACCTCAATCTCGGCGTCTTTTGCCTCGAGTTGGGCCGCTACGAAGACGCGAAGACGTTTCTGATGCGCGCAATCGCTTCGGAAGGCGAGCTCGCACTGCACGCGTACACCGAGTTGAGCCGGCTGTACTTGCTGCAAAACGACGTCGAGTCGGGCCTGCGCTGGGCCTGCGCGGCCTTGCCGCAGGTGTGGTCGTCGGTGATGCACAACGCCAAGCGCGAGATCTCCCGCTTCTGCCGGCTGCTCGCCCTGCTTGCGGAACGAGCCGGGGAGCGCGCTTTGGCGATGCGGCTGATGGAAAAGTCGCAGCTCATGTTCGGTCGCATGGAAATGTGGCGAGAGTGGATGCAGGTGCAAGCGGAACTGGATCACCTGCGCCAACGGCCGAGCCCCCCGTGCGGGAGCGGGCAAATTCTCCCCGGACTGGGCCGCGAGGACGTCTCCCGCTTTCTCACCTGGTTGGAGGTGCTGAACGCACAGGAGGTGCTGCATCCCGGATTCTCGGCCTTGTTGGATACGCGGGTCCAGTACGCCCTCGAGATCGCCGAGGCCCTCGGCCTCCCTGACCGGGATCGCGAAGTATTGACGTATGCCTGCCGGTTTGCCGATTACGGACTCACCGCCGTCGAACCGGAAGTACTGGCAGATCCCTTGCGATCCCCGGAAGCGTGGCGGGACTACCAGCAGCATCCGTTGCTGTCCGTCCGGATGCTCCTCCCGTTGGGAATTCCGAGCCAGGTCCTGAGCGTGATTTCCGATCACCACGAACACGTCGACGGCTCCGGTTATCCCGCGGGCAAACGGGGGGACGACATCCACCCGTTGTCCAGAGTCTTTGCGGTGGCAGACCACTACGCCACCGGCGTGACCCTGCGCGACCTCACCCATAGCCAGGTGATGACGGAACTCGCCGAGCGATCGGGCACCTGGTACGACACCGCCATCGTGGCCGCGCTCGAGTCACGCTTTCACGCTTGA
- a CDS encoding ABC transporter ATP-binding protein (Members of the family are the ATP-binding subunit of ABC transporters for substrates such as betaine, L-proline or other amino acids, choline, carnitine, etc. The substrate specificity is best determined from the substrate-binding subunit, rather than this subunit, as it interacts with the permease subunit and not with substrate directly.), with amino-acid sequence MLSFQDVCKRYPDGTMAVDHLSLDIARGELVALIGPSGCGKSTTLRMVNRLVEPSSGTILVDGRDNRAYHPVELRRRLGYVIQQIGLMPHLTIAENIAFVLRLQGVAPKQRRRRAQELMHLVGLDPELYLDRYPRELSGGQQQRIGVLRALAHDPDIILMDEPFGALDPLIREQLQDELKRLQKTVQKTILFVTHDMDEALRIADRIVLMRDGRIVQAAEPEQMLRAPADAFVAEFIGRHRMLRQASEVAVADVMIDNPVTMEAHAGLAQALERMRQRRVNSVMVIDSDGRFAGVARLEDVTRALEQGRQMPVGDVARLAQAVVHPDDPAMGAMRQMLWYRVDAVPVVTEDGTLAGLVTRSALAGVLDDALRVTGAEPFAKAQ; translated from the coding sequence ATGTTGTCGTTCCAGGACGTGTGCAAGCGTTATCCAGATGGCACCATGGCGGTCGATCACCTGTCGCTCGACATCGCCCGCGGAGAATTGGTGGCGCTCATCGGTCCATCGGGATGCGGCAAGTCGACCACGCTCCGGATGGTGAACCGCTTGGTGGAACCGTCGTCAGGCACCATCCTGGTGGACGGCCGGGACAACCGGGCGTACCACCCGGTGGAGCTGCGAAGGCGCCTGGGTTACGTGATTCAGCAGATCGGCCTCATGCCTCATCTGACCATCGCGGAGAACATCGCCTTCGTACTGCGGCTGCAGGGGGTGGCACCCAAACAGCGACGAAGGCGGGCCCAAGAGCTGATGCACCTGGTCGGGCTCGATCCCGAACTGTACCTCGACCGGTACCCTCGCGAACTCAGTGGCGGACAGCAGCAGCGCATCGGCGTCCTCCGGGCGCTGGCCCACGACCCCGACATCATCCTCATGGACGAGCCGTTCGGCGCCCTCGACCCCCTCATTCGGGAACAGCTCCAAGATGAACTGAAGCGGCTGCAGAAGACGGTGCAAAAGACCATCCTGTTCGTCACGCATGACATGGACGAAGCCCTGCGCATCGCGGATCGCATCGTACTGATGCGCGACGGGCGCATCGTGCAGGCGGCGGAACCCGAGCAGATGCTGCGCGCGCCGGCGGACGCGTTTGTCGCTGAGTTCATCGGGCGGCACCGGATGCTTCGGCAGGCCAGCGAAGTAGCTGTGGCAGATGTGATGATCGACAACCCGGTGACCATGGAGGCGCACGCGGGACTCGCACAGGCGCTGGAGCGCATGCGCCAGCGGCGGGTGAACAGTGTGATGGTGATTGACAGCGACGGCCGGTTTGCCGGCGTCGCACGGCTGGAGGACGTCACGCGCGCGCTGGAACAGGGCCGCCAGATGCCCGTGGGCGACGTGGCGCGGTTGGCTCAGGCGGTGGTGCACCCGGATGATCCCGCGATGGGCGCGATGCGCCAGATGCTGTGGTACCGCGTGGACGCCGTGCCGGTGGTGACTGAGGACGGGACGCTGGCGGGGCTGGTGACACGAAGCGCTCTGGCCGGGGTATTGGACGACGCCCTCCGCGTCACGGGGGCGGAGCCGTTTGCGAAGGCTCAGTGA
- the queC gene encoding 7-cyano-7-deazaguanine synthase QueC → MDQDQRAIVVFSGGQDSTTCLVWAMRRFGHVEAVTFDYNQRHELEIECAKHIASELGVPHHILDLGLLSQLAPNALTRRDIEIEQKEGELPSTFVDGRNLLFLSFAAIFAKQRGARHLVTGVCQTDFSGYPDCRDVFIKSLNVTLNLAMDYEFVIHTPLMWLSKRDTWALADELGCFDLVRDKTLTCYNGIIGSGCGTCPACILRNRGLEAYLQERGQQGRS, encoded by the coding sequence ATGGACCAGGACCAGCGCGCCATCGTCGTCTTCAGCGGCGGCCAGGACAGCACCACGTGCCTCGTGTGGGCCATGCGCCGCTTCGGCCACGTGGAGGCGGTGACCTTCGACTACAACCAGCGGCACGAACTGGAGATCGAGTGCGCCAAGCATATTGCATCAGAACTGGGTGTGCCGCATCACATCCTCGACCTGGGCCTGCTCAGCCAATTGGCGCCGAACGCTCTGACCCGGCGCGACATCGAGATCGAACAGAAGGAAGGCGAACTGCCCTCGACCTTTGTGGACGGGCGCAACCTCCTGTTCCTGTCCTTCGCCGCCATCTTCGCCAAACAGCGGGGAGCCCGGCATCTGGTCACCGGTGTCTGCCAGACCGATTTCAGCGGCTACCCCGATTGCCGGGACGTGTTCATCAAATCGCTGAACGTCACGCTCAATCTGGCGATGGACTATGAGTTCGTCATCCACACCCCGCTGATGTGGCTGAGCAAGCGGGACACGTGGGCCTTGGCGGACGAGCTCGGCTGTTTCGATCTCGTTCGCGACAAGACCCTCACCTGCTACAACGGCATCATCGGCTCCGGCTGCGGCACATGCCCGGCGTGCATCCTGCGCAACCGGGGGCTCGAAGCGTATCTCCAGGAACGTGGGCAGCAAGGACGTTCATAA
- a CDS encoding MBL fold metallo-hydrolase: MWLWWLLGGLGLTLFCLVAMLGWQARRFRREVPHPPYRAPALHPRADAWRDDRVQVCWVGHSTLYIRWNGLGILTDPVFSERAGACLPGEVVIGVRRHTAPALRLEDVAGRVDVILLSHAHMDHFDIPSLRRLARPDVTVVTASGTGRLLRRMRFGRVVELSPPESAELEEGPVVTALPVRHWGARFPWNRGYGWNGYLLEKDGVRLLFAGDTAYTPAFRDLAETGPVDIVCMPIGAYNPYVYNHCTPEQAWKMFEEAGGRWLIPMHWDTFVLSREPVEEPLQRLLAAAGARQDRVAIRRHGEVFTLPGPVPESDRMQAPSSVKA; encoded by the coding sequence ATGTGGTTGTGGTGGCTGCTCGGAGGACTGGGATTGACTCTATTCTGTTTGGTGGCCATGTTGGGTTGGCAGGCCCGCCGGTTTCGGCGCGAGGTGCCGCATCCGCCTTACAGGGCGCCTGCGCTGCACCCGCGGGCGGACGCATGGCGGGACGACCGCGTGCAAGTGTGTTGGGTAGGGCACTCCACCCTGTACATCCGATGGAACGGGCTCGGCATTCTCACGGACCCCGTATTCTCCGAACGGGCCGGTGCGTGTCTGCCGGGCGAGGTGGTGATCGGTGTACGCCGTCACACGGCACCCGCCTTGCGCCTGGAAGACGTCGCCGGACGGGTGGACGTCATCCTGCTGTCCCATGCGCATATGGATCATTTCGATATCCCTTCTCTGCGCCGACTCGCGCGTCCTGATGTGACCGTCGTGACGGCGTCGGGGACCGGACGGCTGCTGCGCCGGATGCGGTTCGGACGGGTCGTCGAACTGTCGCCTCCGGAGTCCGCCGAATTGGAGGAGGGCCCCGTCGTCACCGCGCTGCCGGTGCGGCACTGGGGTGCCCGGTTCCCGTGGAACCGCGGGTACGGCTGGAATGGGTACCTGCTGGAAAAAGACGGCGTCCGGTTGCTGTTCGCCGGGGACACCGCGTACACGCCCGCGTTTCGGGATTTGGCGGAGACGGGACCGGTGGACATCGTCTGCATGCCCATCGGGGCATACAATCCGTATGTGTACAACCATTGCACACCGGAGCAGGCCTGGAAGATGTTCGAGGAAGCGGGCGGTCGGTGGCTGATCCCGATGCACTGGGACACGTTCGTGCTCTCACGCGAGCCGGTGGAGGAACCGTTGCAGAGGCTGTTGGCGGCCGCCGGCGCCCGGCAGGACCGAGTGGCCATCCGCCGCCACGGGGAGGTGTTCACCCTTCCGGGGCCGGTTCCGGAGAGCGATCGGATGCAGGCGCCGTCAAGCGTGAAAGCGTGA
- a CDS encoding sensor histidine kinase, with product MKHGELPVYDRTDQAIRLIEEERRRIARDLHDGPAQDITNVSMRLEIIQRMLKTNPELAEAELARLNSRVIGIVNSIRRLIYDLRPVAIDEVGLVKAITELCRRLEDDWHVAIDLTVAPDVHDDFAPAKQVAIYRLVQEVFQNIHKHAAASRVQVSLTRCGPELFIRIQDDGKGFDPTSIPAGRYGIAGMRERAAYLGGRLVIQSAPGQGSQFTFGIPVYGEG from the coding sequence ATGAAACATGGGGAGCTGCCGGTCTACGACCGGACGGATCAAGCCATTCGCCTGATTGAAGAAGAACGCCGCCGCATCGCGCGTGATCTGCACGACGGCCCGGCGCAGGACATCACGAACGTGAGCATGCGCTTGGAGATCATCCAGCGCATGCTCAAGACCAATCCAGAACTCGCGGAAGCCGAACTTGCCAGGCTCAACAGCCGTGTCATCGGCATCGTGAACAGCATCCGCCGGTTGATCTACGACCTGCGTCCGGTGGCCATCGACGAAGTCGGGTTGGTGAAGGCGATCACCGAACTCTGCCGCCGTCTGGAGGACGACTGGCACGTGGCGATTGACCTTACGGTGGCGCCCGATGTGCACGATGACTTTGCACCGGCGAAACAGGTCGCCATCTACCGGCTGGTGCAGGAGGTCTTCCAAAACATCCATAAGCACGCCGCGGCATCTCGGGTGCAGGTGAGCCTGACGCGTTGCGGGCCCGAGTTGTTCATCCGGATTCAGGACGACGGCAAAGGATTTGACCCCACATCCATCCCAGCAGGCCGGTATGGCATCGCGGGTATGCGAGAGCGAGCCGCCTACCTCGGCGGACGGCTCGTTATCCAATCCGCACCCGGGCAGGGGAGCCAGTTCACGTTTGGCATCCCGGTGTACGGAGAGGGATGA
- a CDS encoding RAD55 family ATPase, with translation MRVKDLVETGIPGLDRILHGGIPAGSAVVVEGWPGTGKTVLGIQYLYAGALRGEAGVYITFDVLPEQLYTEAANFGWDLRALEDSGVLRVVCTTPEAFMAVARTDEGWFEALVSTPACRRMVIDSVSALLERVAARPGERDVLRGLRGILRRYRLTTLLIRDGVADNPGPEHYLADGVLRLGTRPQGENACERTLSLVKMRGMPAEVRTYVMRFTDGGITVVPPADVDSPPALPGDVHPLGRDGDSTGSTRPAHGVLAGGPDLDHLLAWTLPHGSVLLLDVDGRVHYRPLLPWTIRHRAAAGDDCFLITLTDWAEVPDMLAEYADLAACWPQGRLYVTGPPGGRGRLPGSAVIHHALCAAGDSCERLLIRRMFRLLVRETRRGRRWFMWLDTNAAVGWWSVGHFADHLPAVLRVLRSLGVTTVLVADSRTLGDGVAERITGLANSVIQMWSTVDYQYLQVVKSANGRTSAPYIVQMDEDLAVCLV, from the coding sequence ATGCGTGTGAAGGACCTGGTGGAAACCGGGATTCCAGGATTGGATCGGATACTGCACGGCGGTATCCCCGCCGGTTCCGCGGTGGTTGTCGAAGGCTGGCCTGGGACCGGCAAGACCGTGTTGGGGATACAGTATCTGTACGCGGGTGCATTACGCGGTGAAGCGGGTGTCTACATTACGTTCGACGTACTGCCCGAACAGCTGTATACGGAAGCCGCCAACTTCGGGTGGGACCTCAGAGCGCTCGAGGACAGCGGCGTACTGCGCGTGGTCTGCACCACACCTGAGGCGTTCATGGCCGTGGCCCGGACGGATGAAGGGTGGTTCGAAGCGCTGGTAAGCACGCCTGCTTGCCGGCGGATGGTCATCGACAGTGTGAGTGCTTTGCTGGAGCGGGTGGCGGCAAGGCCGGGAGAGCGAGACGTTCTGCGCGGCTTGCGCGGCATCCTGCGCCGTTACCGGTTGACGACGTTGTTGATCCGGGACGGTGTAGCGGATAACCCTGGTCCTGAACACTATCTCGCCGACGGCGTCCTTCGCCTCGGTACACGCCCTCAAGGGGAGAATGCCTGCGAGAGAACCCTGTCGCTCGTGAAGATGCGCGGTATGCCCGCCGAGGTGCGCACCTATGTGATGCGCTTTACAGACGGCGGGATCACGGTTGTGCCGCCGGCCGATGTGGACAGTCCACCGGCTTTGCCGGGCGATGTTCACCCATTGGGGCGCGACGGCGACAGTACCGGCTCCACTCGCCCTGCGCACGGTGTACTGGCGGGCGGCCCGGACTTGGACCATCTGCTGGCGTGGACCCTACCACACGGGAGCGTCCTGTTACTCGACGTGGACGGACGCGTTCACTACCGCCCGTTGCTGCCGTGGACGATCCGTCACCGAGCGGCGGCGGGAGACGACTGTTTTCTCATCACGCTGACGGACTGGGCAGAGGTTCCGGACATGTTGGCCGAATACGCCGACCTTGCTGCCTGCTGGCCTCAGGGACGCTTGTATGTCACCGGACCGCCCGGCGGTCGTGGGCGTCTGCCGGGGAGTGCGGTGATCCATCACGCGCTCTGTGCGGCAGGTGATTCATGTGAGCGGTTACTCATACGTCGGATGTTCCGTCTTCTCGTGCGTGAAACGCGCCGCGGGAGGCGTTGGTTTATGTGGCTAGACACGAATGCCGCCGTCGGTTGGTGGAGCGTCGGCCATTTCGCCGACCATCTTCCCGCCGTCTTGCGCGTCCTGCGCTCGCTCGGGGTGACCACGGTTTTGGTGGCCGATTCCAGAACGCTGGGCGACGGGGTTGCGGAGCGGATCACGGGGCTGGCCAACAGTGTGATCCAGATGTGGTCGACGGTCGACTATCAGTATCTGCAGGTCGTCAAGTCGGCCAACGGGCGCACGTCCGCCCCGTACATCGTGCAGATGGACGAGGATCTCGCGGTGTGTCTGGTGTAG
- a CDS encoding extradiol ring-cleavage dioxygenase, with product MNPFVFACIAPHGSEIIERLSRPNPGLMERTRRSLERLGQRMQEAAPETLVVLTPHGIRLDGLFAVSDSERMAGEVEDHGEVVAMERRVDRTLARAIVQSARDLGLPAAAVNYATAEGPLSCLPLDWGAIVPLWFMPEVPIVAITPTRQRSFSDQIRFGEALARAVAASGKRVGLIASCDWAHAHREDGPYGFHPAAAALDAQVAAWLQADDLEALAGLDPQFVDDAKPDGVWQTLILAGAMPKGSRRVEVWSYEVPTYFGLICAAVYPVAG from the coding sequence GTGAACCCGTTTGTCTTCGCGTGCATCGCGCCGCACGGCTCCGAGATCATTGAGCGCCTGTCCAGACCGAACCCTGGGCTCATGGAGCGGACGCGGCGGAGCCTGGAGCGGCTCGGGCAGCGGATGCAGGAGGCCGCCCCAGAGACATTGGTGGTGCTGACCCCGCACGGCATTCGCCTGGACGGGTTGTTCGCCGTCTCGGACAGCGAGCGCATGGCGGGGGAGGTGGAGGACCACGGCGAGGTGGTCGCCATGGAACGGCGGGTCGACCGAACCTTGGCGCGCGCCATCGTCCAGTCCGCCCGCGACCTGGGCTTGCCCGCGGCAGCGGTCAATTACGCCACGGCGGAAGGGCCGCTGTCCTGCCTGCCGCTCGATTGGGGGGCCATCGTACCGCTGTGGTTCATGCCCGAGGTGCCCATCGTCGCGATCACGCCGACGCGTCAACGCTCCTTCTCCGATCAAATTCGCTTTGGAGAGGCTCTGGCCAGGGCCGTGGCGGCCTCCGGTAAGCGCGTTGGACTGATCGCCAGCTGCGACTGGGCCCATGCCCACCGCGAGGACGGGCCGTACGGTTTCCATCCGGCGGCCGCAGCGCTGGACGCGCAGGTGGCGGCGTGGCTGCAGGCGGACGACCTGGAGGCGTTGGCGGGTCTCGATCCGCAGTTCGTCGACGATGCCAAACCGGACGGGGTCTGGCAGACGTTGATTCTGGCCGGCGCCATGCCGAAGGGATCCAGGCGGGTCGAGGTATGGTCGTACGAGGTGCCGACGTACTTTGGCCTGATCTGCGCCGCCGTCTATCCGGTGGCGGGATGA